In the genome of Populus nigra chromosome 9, ddPopNigr1.1, whole genome shotgun sequence, one region contains:
- the LOC133703478 gene encoding uncharacterized protein LOC133703478 isoform X1 has protein sequence MESSRSWFKIFKQGSSNSKKKEAAAESVKKNNNGGVGVVSSGGKPPINDAPSHATKQKVDAAKQYIENHYKAQMKNLHDRKERRWMLERKLADADVSREEQMNILKKFEEKETEYMRRQRHKMGVDDFELLTIIGRGAFGEVRLCREKTTGNVYAMKKLKKSEMLRRGQVEHVKAERNLLAEVDSTCIVKLYCSFQDDEYLYLIMEYLPGGDMMTLLMRKDTLTEDEARFYVGQTVLAIESIHKHNYIHRDIKPDNLLLDKNGHMKLSDFGLCKPLDSSSFPNFREDDYAGGRNLKPSAEGTKPPMPRRTQQEQLVHWQKNRRTLAYSTVGTPDYIAPEVLLKKGYGMECDWWSLGAIMYEMLVGYPPFYSEEPMSTCRKIVNWRNHLKFPEEAKLSVEAKDLIRKLLCNVEQRLGTKGAHEIKSHTWFKGTEWDRLYQVEAAFKPEVKDELDTQNFEKFEELGTSQSSSKSGPWRKMLPSKDVNFVGYTYKNYEIVNNDHDMPSVELRKKSTAPKRPTIKSLFEIPDSSDQHAQGSFLNLLPTQVEVSESPELSPRSTRTSQHHHNHKPIRR, from the exons ATGGAGTCATCAAGGAGTTGGTTTAAGATATTTAAGCAAGGGAGTagtaattcaaaaaagaaagaagctgcAGCAGAGAGTGTAAAGAAGAATAATAATGGTGGTGTCGGTGTTGTTAGTAGTGGTGGTAAGCCACCAATTAATGATGCACCTTCACATGCTACAAAGCAGAAAGTGGATGCAGCTAAACAGTATATTGAGAATCATTATAAAGCTCAGATGAAGAATTTGCATGACAGGAAAGAGag GAGATGGATGTTGGAGAGGAAGCTTGCAGATGCGGATGTTTCTCGGGAAGAACAGATGAATATACTGAAGAAGTTTGAGGAGAAGGAAACTGAGTATATGCGTCGTCAAAGACATAAGATGGGGGTTGATGATTTTGAACTTTTGACCATCATTGGCAGGGGTGCATTTGGGGAG GTGAGACTTTGCAGAGAAAAAACTACTGGCAATGTGTATGCAATGAAAAAGCTCAAGAAATCCGAGATGCTTCGTAGAGGACAG GTGGAACATGTTAAAGCCGAAAGGAATCTCCTTGCCGAGGTTGACAGTACTTGTATTGTCAAGCTCTACTGTTCCTTTCAAGATGATGAATATTTGTATCTTATCATGGAATATCTCCCTGGAGGTGACATGATGACATTGCTGATGCGCAAGGATACCTTAACTGAGGACGAGGCCAGGTTTTATGTTGGGCAGACAGTTCTTGCAATTGAGTCTATTCACAAGCACAACTACATCCACAG GGATATTAAACCTGATAATTTGTTGCTCGACAAAAATGGCCATATGAAGCTTTCAGATTTTGGGCTGTGTAAGCCCTTAGACAGCAGTAGCTTTCCAAATTTTAGGGAGGATGATTATGCAGGTGGAAGGAACTTGAAACCTTCAGCAGAGGGCACTAAACCTCCTATGCCAAGGCGGACACAGCAGGAACAGCTTGTTCACTGGCAGAAGAATAGGCGAACATTG GCATATTCAACGGTTGGCACTCCAGACTACATTGCCCCGGAAGTATTATTGAAGAAAGGCTATGGAATGGAGTGTGATTG GTGGTCTCTTGGGGCAATTATGTATGAAATGCTTGTGGGATATCCACCTTTCTATTCTGAAGAACCTATGTCAACATGTAGAAAG ATTGTCAATTGGAGAAATCACTTAAAATTCCCTGAAGAAGCTAAGCTGTCTGTTGAGGCTAAAGACCTTATCCGAAAACTTCTATGCAATGTAGAACAGAGGCTTGGGACCAAAGGAGCTCATGAAATAAAA TCACACACATGGTTTAAAGGCACCGAATGGGACAGATTATATCAGGTAGAAGCTGCATTTAAACCAGAGGTCAAAGATGAGTTAGATACGCAGAATTTTGAAAAGTTTGAAGAG CTGGGGACCTCTCAATCTTCATCAAAATCTGGTCCGTGGAGAAAG ATGCTTCCATCAAAGGATGTGAACTTTGTTGGTTACACTTACAAGAATTACGAGATTGTCAATAATGATCATGATATGCCATCCGTCG AGTTGAGGAAAAAGAGTACTGCACCAAAGAGACCAACTATCAAGTCATTATTTG AAATACCTGATTCTTCTGACCAGCATGCTCAAGGAAGCTTTCTAAACCTCTTACCCACCCAAGTCGAGGTATCGGAAAGCCCTGAATTATCTCCGCGGTCCACTCGAACTTCACAACACCATCACAACCACAAGCCTATAAGAAGATAG
- the LOC133703478 gene encoding uncharacterized protein LOC133703478 isoform X2: MESSRSWFKIFKQGSSNSKKKEAAAESVKKNNNGGVGVVSSGGKPPINDAPSHATKQKVDAAKQYIENHYKAQMKNLHDRKERRWMLERKLADADVSREEQMNILKKFEEKETEYMRRQRHKMGVDDFELLTIIGRGAFGEVRLCREKTTGNVYAMKKLKKSEMLRRGQVEHVKAERNLLAEVDSTCIVKLYCSFQDDEYLYLIMEYLPGGDMMTLLMRKDTLTEDEARFYVGQTVLAIESIHKHNYIHRDIKPDNLLLDKNGHMKLSDFGLCKPLDSSSFPNFREDDYAGGRNLKPSAEGTKPPMPRRTQQEQLVHWQKNRRTLAYSTVGTPDYIAPEVLLKKGYGMECDWWSLGAIMYEMLVGYPPFYSEEPMSTCRKLGTSQSSSKSGPWRKMLPSKDVNFVGYTYKNYEIVNNDHDMPSVELRKKSTAPKRPTIKSLFEIPDSSDQHAQGSFLNLLPTQVEVSESPELSPRSTRTSQHHHNHKPIRR; encoded by the exons ATGGAGTCATCAAGGAGTTGGTTTAAGATATTTAAGCAAGGGAGTagtaattcaaaaaagaaagaagctgcAGCAGAGAGTGTAAAGAAGAATAATAATGGTGGTGTCGGTGTTGTTAGTAGTGGTGGTAAGCCACCAATTAATGATGCACCTTCACATGCTACAAAGCAGAAAGTGGATGCAGCTAAACAGTATATTGAGAATCATTATAAAGCTCAGATGAAGAATTTGCATGACAGGAAAGAGag GAGATGGATGTTGGAGAGGAAGCTTGCAGATGCGGATGTTTCTCGGGAAGAACAGATGAATATACTGAAGAAGTTTGAGGAGAAGGAAACTGAGTATATGCGTCGTCAAAGACATAAGATGGGGGTTGATGATTTTGAACTTTTGACCATCATTGGCAGGGGTGCATTTGGGGAG GTGAGACTTTGCAGAGAAAAAACTACTGGCAATGTGTATGCAATGAAAAAGCTCAAGAAATCCGAGATGCTTCGTAGAGGACAG GTGGAACATGTTAAAGCCGAAAGGAATCTCCTTGCCGAGGTTGACAGTACTTGTATTGTCAAGCTCTACTGTTCCTTTCAAGATGATGAATATTTGTATCTTATCATGGAATATCTCCCTGGAGGTGACATGATGACATTGCTGATGCGCAAGGATACCTTAACTGAGGACGAGGCCAGGTTTTATGTTGGGCAGACAGTTCTTGCAATTGAGTCTATTCACAAGCACAACTACATCCACAG GGATATTAAACCTGATAATTTGTTGCTCGACAAAAATGGCCATATGAAGCTTTCAGATTTTGGGCTGTGTAAGCCCTTAGACAGCAGTAGCTTTCCAAATTTTAGGGAGGATGATTATGCAGGTGGAAGGAACTTGAAACCTTCAGCAGAGGGCACTAAACCTCCTATGCCAAGGCGGACACAGCAGGAACAGCTTGTTCACTGGCAGAAGAATAGGCGAACATTG GCATATTCAACGGTTGGCACTCCAGACTACATTGCCCCGGAAGTATTATTGAAGAAAGGCTATGGAATGGAGTGTGATTG GTGGTCTCTTGGGGCAATTATGTATGAAATGCTTGTGGGATATCCACCTTTCTATTCTGAAGAACCTATGTCAACATGTAGAAAG CTGGGGACCTCTCAATCTTCATCAAAATCTGGTCCGTGGAGAAAG ATGCTTCCATCAAAGGATGTGAACTTTGTTGGTTACACTTACAAGAATTACGAGATTGTCAATAATGATCATGATATGCCATCCGTCG AGTTGAGGAAAAAGAGTACTGCACCAAAGAGACCAACTATCAAGTCATTATTTG AAATACCTGATTCTTCTGACCAGCATGCTCAAGGAAGCTTTCTAAACCTCTTACCCACCCAAGTCGAGGTATCGGAAAGCCCTGAATTATCTCCGCGGTCCACTCGAACTTCACAACACCATCACAACCACAAGCCTATAAGAAGATAG